The Engystomops pustulosus chromosome 1, aEngPut4.maternal, whole genome shotgun sequence genome has a window encoding:
- the LOC140124207 gene encoding tigger transposable element-derived protein 1-like, with the protein MPPKQKSDGNDGDTSKKRKAITMENKVEIIKRSERGETPSSIGRELGYSRSTIGTILKSKARIMEHVKGHSPMNATIITKQRSGIIIEMERLLIIWIEDQNQRNMPISLSLVQEKARSLYNDLKETRTEGEDCSEDFVASKGWFNRFKERAHLHNIKVQGGAASANISAASDFPKILEDIIDEGGYLPDQVFNVDETGLFWKKMPDRTYISKEEKSAPGHKASKDRLTLLLGGNASGDLKLKPLLVYHSLNPRALRNVTKASLPVIWRANSKAWVTGAIFEDWFLNHFAPAVKHYCLGKNIPFKILLLLDNAPGHPNTLDDMHPNVKVVFLPPNTTSIIQPMDQGVIASFKAYYLRRTFSQAVRVTQNNEITLKEFWKNYNISDAIKNIADSWDEVKETNMRGVWNKLCPQFTQEFLGFTDDEIAETMKAVVAIGNNLQLNISENDVVELLASHGKELSNEDLMELEQQSLAFTEENQEMETPNPKKFSKKELANAFSLIEAGMAKLEEQDPDTERFNKVYRTVTEGLRCYKAIYDEKKKSSVQTSLDAYFKKPTPAAESDSDSQIPIPSSPSPTSSIMVV; encoded by the coding sequence ATGCCTCCTAAACAAAAATCTGATGGAAATGATGGTGATACATCGAAAAAAAGAAAAGCCATCACAATGGAAAATAAAGTAGAAATAATAAAGAGATCAGAGAGAGGTGAAACTCCATCATCCATTGGCAGAGAGCTTGGTTACAGCCGGTCTACAATTGGAACTATTTTAAAATCTAAAGCCAGAATAATGGAGCATGTGAAAGGCCATTCTCCAATGAATGCTACGATCATTACCAAGCAACGaagtggcataattatagaaaTGGAACGGCTGTTGATAATTTGGATAGAAGACCAAAATCAGCGTAATATGCCTATTAGTCTTTCCTTAGTGCAAGAAAAAGCACGAAGCCTGTACAATGATTTAAAAGAGACTCGTACGGAAGGTGAAGATTGCAGTGAAGATTTTGTTGCAAGTAAGGGCTGGTTCAATCGCTTTAAAGaaagagctcatttgcataatattaaagTTCAAGGTGGAGCAGCAAGTGCCAATATAAGTGCTGCAAGTGATTTTCCCAAGATATTGGAAGATATTATTGATGAAGGAGGTTATTTACCAGACCAAGTTTTTAATGTAGATGAAACTGGattgttttggaaaaaaatgcCCGACAGAACCTACATTTCTAAAGAGGAAAAAAGTGCTCCAGGACATAAGGCATCAAAGGACAGGCTGACTTTATTACTTGGGGGTAATGCATCTGGGGATTTAAAGCTCAAGCCTTTGCTAGTGTATCACTCCCTAAATCCCAGGGCACTGCGTAATGTCACTAAAGCATCTCTTCCAGTTATTTGGAGAGCAAATTCAAAGGCCTGGGTTACAGGAGCAATTTTTGAAGATTGGTTTTTGAACCATTTTGCTCCTGCTGTTAAACACTATTGCTTGGGTAAAAACATTCCATTCAAGATTCTCCTTCTCCTTGACAATGCCCCTGGACATCCAAATACTTTAGATGACATGCACCCAAATGTAAAGGTGGTATTTCTACCCCCCAACACCACATCAATAATTCAACCAATGGACCAAGGAGTCATAGCCTCCTTTAAGGCCTACTATTTGAGAAGGACATTCTCTCAAGCTGTCAGGGTTACCCAAAACAACGAGATAACCTTAAAGGAGTTCTGGAAGAATTATAACATTTCAGATGCCATTAAAAATATTGCGGATTCTTGGGATGAAGTGAAAGAGACAAATATGAGAGGAGTTTGGAACAAGTTGTGCCCCCAATTCACACAGGAATTTCTGGGTTTCACAGATGATGAAATCGCTGAAACTATGAAAGCTGTGGTTGCTATTGGAAATAATCTCCAGTTGAACATCAGTGAAAATGATGTTGTAGAGTTACTTGCCTCCCATGGCAAAGAACTATCAAACGAAGATCTTATGGAACTAGAGCAACAGAGCTTGGCATTTACTGAGGAAAACCAGGAAATGGAAACTCCAAACCCCAAAAAGTTTTCTAAAAAAGAACTAGCCAATGCTTTTAGTCTCATTGAAGCAGGCATGGCAAAGTTAGAGGAACAAGATCCTGATACAGAGAGGTTCAATAAAGTTTACCGTACAGTTACCGAAGGCCTGAGATGTTACAAGGCTATTTATGATGAGAAAAAGAAAAGCTCAGTGCAAACTTCCCTTGATGCCTACTTCAAGAAACCGACTCCAGCAGCAGAATCGGACTCTGACTCCCAGATACCAATCCCATCCTCTCCAAGTCCAACATCTTCTATCATGGTTGTTTAA